The genomic stretch TGGGCCCTCCGTATTCACTATTCTTCCAAATTCGCAGATGCAAGCTGCCACATGGATCATGTAGTGCTAagtatttactattttaaaaaatccacgtATAAATGGATttgtgcagttcaaacccatgttgttcaagggtcagctgtactattttatttgtaaatctttGTAAGTAACTTCCCAAAaccctaatttttattttgttttgggcaTATATCAGAATTAGAAGGCTCACCTGTGCTAACTAGTGGCTGTCTCatttggcattatttcattttggtGTAACAAAATGTTTCTACAAAACAGAGCTGTAGGTTTGTTTGAGGGGAAGGCTGAAGGAGATTAGGGCATTTTTGAAACTTGTttctaataaaatgttttaaagttgaATTCCACTCATTTGATGCATTATTCAAAATACCCAGACAGAAGTATCTTTTACAAACTCTAAGACTCATTTCTCTGGCTGGAGTGTTCTCCACTCCAGTAAATCCTACTTGACTAGCTCTTGCAGGTTGGGACCTAAATACAAGGAAAAAGTATCCTcttgaagagaaagaagaaacaaggtCAGGTAGATGGGACACACTGGGTGAGGCAGAGTGGCAACCAGCCTGGAACACCAGGAGAAACCAGTCAATAGACATCTAGGTGTGAGAACTGGGCCACAGGCGTAAAGGAGGCTGGGGTCTACGGCCCCAGGTAAGCGGAGGGCACAGCCTCAGGGCGAATGACCCAACCATGTAACCAAATGGCCCTGTCAGGTGAAGGAAACGCTACCTTTCTCCAATTTCACAAACTGTCAGCACAGACTATTCACCATTTCTCTTAACTCCAAAGTAGACATCAAAACCAGACCTACAAATGTATGTACATGGAACAAAGAAAAGTCACATGCTTAAGGTACTCctgaataaaatacataaaattaaatagtTATCAATCTCAATCACTtctttagaaaattaattttctacTCACATGGCTATCCAACTGGATTCTTCCGGtgacacaaaaaaattttacctCCAAACCCTTTGCTTAGAAACCAGATAAactatgaaaaaatgaaatagctCCAACTCCCCATATTACAATTACTATTAGAACCAACCACAGTTAGGTAACACTGTTACCATTCAAAATACCAGAGCTAGCTTATACGTCTGCTGGAGACAAGTTCAGAAAAGCCATATACACGGTGGCAGAGTAAGTTTTGACAAAGTAATAACAATACCTCAGAAAGAGATCAAAGTGCTTCAGTAAAGCCTTCAGATTCTTCtcagaaaaggacatctttccaAGGATTTCTGGAAGTTTCactgcattaaaaagaaaagcaaaatcatttACAATTGGCACAATCTGGCGATCAGTAGGACACACTCAGGGATCCTCTGGGTCCCTGTGACGTTATTCAAACTGAAATTAACATCTATGCtgccaaacaaaaccaaaactcttACTGAACCCAGAGTAGTAAGTACAAATATTACAAAcacaatttatatgaaatttaagaTTGTTTTTAAGAGATCAACATTCAATTACTTTTCTTAGACCCCCAAATTGCCACAAGATGTACCTAAGCCTACAGGTGTTAAAattaaagtggaaaataaaaaaggtaaGAAGAAAGCAGAGACCAGGATTTCTTACCAAACAAACGCAGCAAGTGTTGTGCCCCATAAATGTAAGAGGGAGGAGGTGGTTGGTCACCTGGAGGGTAACTATCGGGTACAAGTTTCCAGGAGAGGACCTGGGAAAAGCACAGTGAATGTTTTGCTGTTATATCTTCACACCCCATTACCCACAGACCTGTACATTTGGAACTCCAGCAGAAATACACACACTTGGACATTCCTAGGCCGGCAGAAAGACAAAGCTCGTCAAGGGTCTCATTTCTACCCTGGAGCTTCCCATCCATTTGGCACCTCTGGAGCTGCCTCACAGCTGGACCAGAAAACGGGAAGAAACCAAAGAGGGAacagaacaatgaaaagaaagcaatGTGGAGGTTCTAAAGCCATCTTCTCTTCCTTGGCAACATGGAGACAGTTCTAATCACCTAAAATTATGACAGACTGTGTGCAGATGAAAAAAATATGCCACTGTATCAAATAAACacaaactcataaaaataaacaaggaggACTTAAAATTGGGGAAATATTCgattttctaattttcaataGCTTCTACCTGTAAATTAGCTGTAACTGTTTTGTCATTCAGCCCCTTCTGCTTTACTGGAAATTCTGCTGTTTTAGACATGAAGCAATAAAAGATGTTTTGAGAAATGCTACCACTGTGTCAAGATTCTCGAAGTTTCTGCTATGTTACAGTCACTCTGGAAACTAATTTCACCCACTGAATCAAGTGAAAATAAGACTTCAGCCCTGGCAACTGACTGCTTTTCCTTCACTTTGAATTCCAGAAGTGTGGGTGAATTTGGGGCTTTTGTTAAAGTAACAGTTGAATTTCAAAACTCTCTGATGAGCTTCCAGAGACATATTTCAGCAAATTATAGGTCTATTCTACCTAGTTGCTGCTTTGCTTTTTGGATCTGCCAAGTTTAATCTGGAAATAGTCTGGTCAAAGGAAGCCCTCTATAAAACAAAGCAGAAGGATGCCAAAATGAGCCCAGAAAGGCTGATGTAGTCAATTTAAtcaaatgaaattttagaaattaacaaGCACCACCATGGTTCCATCCGTCTCCATGCCGAAGGCCCAGGCCTCACCAGCCCCACGCCTGTGTGGTATACAAGCCCCAGGGCAGGAGTAAGTTCCCGCCCCTTTCTACCACCCCTAGCACCTGACTCCGCGGTGCACACAGCTACAGTGCAGGAACTGTTCTGACAGTGACACTCAAAGTGAACATGGGGGCATCCACCGTCACTGGAGGCGTGAAGGGCACACTCATGTGCAAAAGCAGATCCTGTGGTTAGTCAGCGAGCCTGGCTACTTCCCTCCCTCGATTCTGCTGCTCAGTGTAGTCAATCAGCTCTCTCAAAGATGCATTACGGGGGGAAATAACAGGTTTCCAGTGGAGGAAGTCTCAACTAGGGTGTGCACAGGAACCGCCTGTGATCGCAACCAGGACTACGCCAGTCCAGACCCTCCCTGGTGCGGCTGGGCAGCAAACGGCGTTGGGAGAGTGAGTCTCAGGTGATCAGGATGCAGGGCCCTGGGGAAAACATGCTGCCACGGAGGCTTTATGCAGACGGAATGCACTCAAGGTCTCATCATGAGAGCCTGTCCAACTCCAACCACTTTTTCTCTAGAGCTTGTAGCTATAACTATCACCACTAGATGGCGGCATTGCACCAGTGACCAGAGTGGGAATAGCTGTGCCTCAATATTCAGATGTCTTCCAGGGATCCccaactttttggcaccaggcaccagttttgtggaaaacaatttttccacggacccGTGGCGGGGGacagtttggggatgattcaagtgcattagaTCTATTGTGGGctgtatttctattattacatcagctccagctCAGCTCATCCGGCCTAagatcccggaggttggggaccgctgTAAGAAACAGGATTCTTCTTGAATAAAAACACCTGCAGGGCTTTCTAggctggaaaaaaggaaaattagggACTGCTTACACTAGGAATTTCCTAACCTTCCCTCAACATCACTGGAACACGAACTGGGTTTTCTAGCAGAGGTCAGTCAACTTATAACCCTTGAGCCAAAGCAACCCCCCTCATGCTAAAAAcaactgtttttaaatgttttttttaattaaatgaatactACTTCAAGAcatataaaaatcacatgaaatttGATTACTAGcatacatgaatattcattggagggactgatgctgaagctccaatactttggccacctgatgccaagaactgactcattggaaaagaccctgatactacaAAAATTGAAggcggcaggagaagggaatgacagagggtgagatggttggatggcatcactgactcaatggacatgagttagagtaagctccaggagttggtgatggacagggaagcctggcacgctgtagtccacggggtcacaaagagtcggacacgactgagtgactgagctgagacTGAGCACACGTGAATGACTTTTGGGGCCACCCAGCACACTCATTTGTGAACTATTCACACCACTTTCACAAGCTAATGCACAACCctgaaaatatttacaatctgACCCTTTATaagaaaagtttgctgacccctgtcaCCAAACATTCTGTCTTGTAAAGCCATCCTCCCCTATGCACAGAAACAAGGAAAGCCCACTTGCTAGGCAAGATTCATACAATACCCCAGTGGACTAAGACATCTCCTGAACTCCTGAAATACTATGTATCTCAGTTAACTGGCCTTCAAAATAGTTTCAAACTGAAGCTTTCCTATCCGTAAAAGGGAACTCTGGTGGCAAGGTTATTCTCAAGAACCTAAGGTAATTTAGATCAAGCACCGGGCACAATGCTAGCATACAGCATACCCTCAAACGGATGGCTATTAATACTACTGTTAAAGATgggctttatatttttaaatggttgagaaAAGACCAAAAGTAGAATAATATCACATAAACGAAAAACTATCTGATATCCAAATGCCAGTGTCCATAAACAtggttttattggaacacagtacACTCATTCATTTATACAGTGTCTGGGACTGCTTTGAAGCTGGGGAGTCTTGACAGTGACTATGTAGCCCACAAGGTttgaaatatttactctctggcctttTGCAGAAAAACTGTACTGACAAATGTTCTATAAAATAACAATATTCCTATTTCGATACTTGGACTTCTTTGAAATAAAAGAGGAATGGAAGTGCAGGGCTATAATCCTCATTTTAGGAACCACAAATACAGTGTTACATATCATACAAACAATTCTGTTAATATTCCCAGCAAGAGTAACATAATGTTTCTTCTATGAAAATGGGATTTCCTCTTGTAAGACTttttaagaaaacacaaaagGAAGGGTTCAATGGGGGTGAACAACAAATACTAATGCTttacctcatttatttcattagttCTTCTGCCTTCAAAACCAGCAAACACTGCACTCCCTTCCTTGCTAGGGGTCAGAGGAACAGGTGAGGACGATCTGCTATGAACAGGTGtctctttaaaaggaaaagactTTAATTAGTTGCTAATTATTAATTATCCACTAATTAATCATACAGCTACTGAATTAAACATTGCTGGAAGACCTTTACAAACAGCAGAGAAGTTATTAATTTTTACCAATAAGACTTCCCTGTCAAGGACAATACCTGGGATGTTATTtgatggaaaaaaggaaagaagaggaatcaAGTTCGGAGATATCCCTAGAGGCTCAgacagaattcacctgcaatgcaggagacctgggttagatccctgagttgggacaatgccttggagaagtgaatggcaacccactccagttttcttgcccgggaattcccatggacagaggagcctggcgggctacagtccagggggtcgcaaagagttggacacaactgggcgactaacactttcattttcacacttCACTGAGATAAACTACGTACAACATAATGAAACTTGAAAACGTTGTATGTTAAGTGAAAGGAGCCATGGACAAAAGGCCACACATTTTATGATTCCACTGATGAATTCATGCCCAGAAGAGGCAGATCCATAGGTACAGGATGTTAACTAgttcagggctggagggagggactGCCAACAGACAGGTGAGCCAGCGTTAAACTGGTCAGTACCAGGAATCCTGATTGTAGAGCTGAAggcgcgggggtgggggtggtgggggtccCATCTCCTGCTGGACTGGGTTCAAGAGCACAGTGCCTGACCCAGACCAAGCACAGAGTCAGCATCAGCTCTCCCCAGCGTGCCCTTCCTGCAGGCAGTAAACCTACTCTTTTCCAGGTGCAGGAACAGCTTGGGCATGCTGGCAGATGTGTCCTGCTGCCGGCGCTTGGGCTGGGGCGAGGCGCTGCTCTCAGACAGCCTGTCGCAGTTGGCAGAGTGGCGCGTGGACCGCCTCAGAGACTGCAAGGCTTCCGGCTCGCCTTTGCGCCTTTTGGGGGTGGTTGGTTCGCCTGAGTTTGGCTGACTCTCTGTGGACTGTGGTGTGGATGGATTCAGCAAAGGTGGGCTTGGAGAGAGCTCCTCCTGGTTCCTACAGAAGGAAGGGGAATGTGTCACACGTGCCCGGCCCACAGAATCTCTGCAAAGCCTGGAGGGGTTCCTCAATGTCCTTCAGACAGAGAACACAGCCTCCACTCCAGGAGGCTTAGAAACTTTCACTTCCAGACGTGCCAAAACAAATACTTTCTTAAAAGGTACCTAAACGTTATTATACCATTTTCACCCTTTAACTCTTCAAGGCACACTGGCATTAAAGGCTGTGATACCCTTTGTCCTTGTTTTATATCAGTGGTTCACAACTCAGGGGTGATTCCACTCTGGAGGGAACACGGACACCTTCTGGAGTCAGTTTTGATGGTTAAAACTGGCAAAGTGCCATTGGCATCcagtgggtggaggccagggatgctgcccgCCGTCCTACAGCACATAGTTCGGCCTCTGCCACCAACGGTGATGCAGTTAAAAACATCAGTCaagccaaggctgagaaaccaTGGTGGCGAGACTAAGAATACAACATCATCTCGTCACAGTGTAATTACTGATAGGGCTAGAATGCCACAAACTTTGGCCACATTTTGTGGAAACATGCGGTCCACTCTAGACACTGGGAACCTTGAGGTttggaggagggcgtggggaCATCAACATAGGTCCCCACTGAGTCACACAGGCCACCCAAATGGGGTGGAACCAACAGGGAAAGAAGGTAGCCAAAGAAGAGATAGTCATAAGGCAGACAGAGAGTTACCAGACAGGACCTGAGGAGGAAGGGGAGCAAGGGGGTGAGGGGAAAGGAGGGCAATGCTTGGTGCGGCAAGTGGGAAGCTGTTAGTGACTttggggagcagagggaggcgggagaccaagatagATGGGAAACAGGCAAGAGGAGATGCAGGGGTGGAAATCATGAAAACAGACCACTCTCCTGGGAAGATGGGCCTGAGGCAGATAAGGAAGTAGCTTACACAGATAGGCATGGACTCAGGTGCGGGGGGACTTTTGTTGAACCCCAAGAATGGAGATTTGGAAATGCTTGGTCACCGAGGGAAGACAGTGGTGACACAGCAGAGTGGGAAAGAGACTAACCTTTACTTGAAGGCCTAAGGCAGCTGGCCCTTCACGCACTTCCTCATTTAATAACCACCTACAGGAGCAAATGTTCTTTCCATTGTtcacaggaaaagcaagagactCAGATGACACCTCACCAAGTCACAaaatcaaacccacacccaacCTTCTCAGGCCATTCTCTCTTCACCCCACTGTCTTTGGAAAGAAGGGCACTGGCTACACTAAAGCCAATTTCTCTATATTGAAATCTTCACTTGGTAAAAACTTACAGAGACATTTGAAAGTGAATGATGACTCAAGCTtacccaagaaaaaagaaaaccaccaggACCGTCAGTGGTTTGCAATCTACTCCCTCCTCCAAACATGTTGGCCTCATAGCATCCAacagaaatctttaaaaacagatCTAGCTATTTGATTTCTGATAGCTGACGGTTGAACTGCAAGCTAACTTACCTATTAGTGTTTGTGGTACTTTCCTTAATCGGAAGAAAAAATTTGGACGAAGTCACCTTTTTATACTGAACTTGTTCATATGGATAGAGCAAAACCAATGGGAGAGTGTAATCAAAGGTTATTCTTAATCCATCCACCATCTCCTTACAAAGGTCAACGCTGAAAGGATTAAAGAGATTAGAGATGCAATAAAATAACAGAACTTTTCAAAATGTCACAATGAAGGTGCACATTTCTAATCAGGAAGAGTTTTAAACACTATATATTACACCTAAGTGTGCAAAACACAAAGTCTGTAGGTGCTAACA from Cervus elaphus chromosome X, mCerEla1.1, whole genome shotgun sequence encodes the following:
- the MSL3 gene encoding male-specific lethal 3 homolog isoform X2 yields the protein MKTMKTKEGPELHAKKEMEERTITIEIPEVLKKKLEDDCYYINRRKRLVKLPCQTNIITILESYVKHFAINAAFSANERPRHHHAMPHANMNVHYIPAEKNVDLCKEMVDGLRITFDYTLPLVLLYPYEQVQYKKVTSSKFFLPIKESTTNTNRNQEELSPSPPLLNPSTPQSTESQPNSGEPTTPKRRKGEPEALQSLRRSTRHSANCDRLSESSASPQPKRRQQDTSASMPKLFLHLEKKTPVHSRSSSPVPLTPSKEGSAVFAGFEGRRTNEINEVLSWKLVPDSYPPGDQPPPPSYIYGAQHLLRLFVKLPEILGKMSFSEKNLKALLKHFDLFLRFLAEYHDDFFPESAYVAACEAHYSTKNPRAIY